One region of Scophthalmus maximus strain ysfricsl-2021 chromosome 15, ASM2237912v1, whole genome shotgun sequence genomic DNA includes:
- the lingo2b gene encoding leucine-rich repeat and immunoglobulin-like domain-containing nogo receptor-interacting protein 2b yields MTEGNVGKRDMQQPAPHHCHLILGGALLLLLASSALSCPARCECSAQSKSVSCHRKRLPTIPEGIPIETRVLDLSKNKLRIVTPDNFTSFLQLEDLDLSDNLISVVEPGSFRSQLALRSLSFRSNLLQLVPAGVLSGLTNLTHLDLSHNRLVVLLDHAFQDLRRLTSLEVGDNELVFISQRAFTGLLGLQILTLERSNLTVIPTDALAHLHSLVELRMRYLSISFLKPFSFKRLSRLRRLEIDYWPWLDTLPPLSLHGLNLTMLFITNTNLSAFPGTALRNLPYLTHLNLSNCRIQHIHQGELGQLPHLMELRLQGAQLLSIEPFAFVGLKSLQLLDVSQNRLDSLERGVFASPEGLQRLCLGGNPLVCDCRLLWLLNSHKPPNLQILDVQPECIAPEHLLGKTLRDLKEPLVSRYMTCTKPRIGPNITQLLMADEGQPARLSCMAEGAPRPSVVWITPHRRYITAKSSGRVEVQPDGTLEIKTAELHDSGVYWCIASNPAGNASLSASLAVKSLSIGDRSPYSNRSSNSLTDSNSTWGNGTILYNMTVPIDLKTIIISTAMGCLSFLGVVVFCFLLLFAWSRGKGRHKSNFDIEYVPRKSNGAAAEVNETSGPRRVNMKMI; encoded by the coding sequence ATGACAGAGGGCAACGTGGGTAAAAGAGACATGCAACAGCCAGCCCCGCATCACTGCCACCTCATCCTGGGCGGGGCCTTGTTGCTTCTCCTGGCCAGCTCAGCCCTGAGCTGCCCCGCCCGATGTGAGTGCTCTGCCCAAAGCAAGTCGGTCAGCTGCCACCGCAAACGCCTGCCCACCATCCCCGAGGGCATCCCCATCGAGACGCGCGTCTTGGACCTCAGCAAGAACAAGCTACGCATCGTCACGCCGGACAACTTCACTTCCTTCCTGCAGCTGGAGGACCTGGATCTCAGCGACAACCTCATCAGCGTGGTGGAGCCCGGCTCTTTTCGCTCTCAGCTTGCCCTCCGCTCGCTCAGCTTCCGCAGCAACTTGCTTCAGCTGGTTCCTGCCGGTGTGCTCTCGGGCCTGACCAACCTCACCCACCTTGACCTCAGCCACAACCGACTGGTGGTTCTCCTGGATCATGCCTTCCAAGATCTGCGCAGGTTGACGTCCCTGGAGGTGGGTGACAACGAGCTAGTGTTCATCTCTCAGCGGGCCTTTACGGGATTACTTGGACTCCAAATTCTGACCCTGGAACGTTCCAATCTGACAGTGATCCCTACTGATGCTCTGGCACATCTGCACAGTCTGGTGGAATTGCGCATGCGCTACCTGAGCATCAGTTTTCTAAAGCCTTTCTCATTTAAGAGGCTGTCTCGCCTTCGCCGACTGGAGATTGATTACTGGCCCTGGCTGGACACACTGCCCCCCCTCTCACTGCATGGACTCAACCTCACAATGTTGTTCATAACCAACACCAACCTGTCTGCCTTCCCCGGCACAGCGCTGCGCAACCTGCCCTACCTCACACATCTCAACTTGTCCAATTGCCGCATCCAGCACATCCATCAGGGAGAGCTGGGCCAACTTCCACATCTGATGGAGCTCCGCCTCCAAGGCGCTCAGCTGCTTTCTATCGAGCCGTTTGCTTTTGTGGGCCTCAAGTCTTTGCAACTACTGGATGTGTCGCAGAACCGCCTGGACTCTCTGGAGAGGGGAGTGTTCGCATCACCAGAGGGCCTCCAGAGGCTTTGTCTGGGAGGAAATCCATTAGTGTGCGACTGCAGATTGCTTTGGCTGCTCAATAGCCACAAGCCCCCCAATCTGCAGATATTGGATGTCCAGCCCGAGTGCATTGCCCCCGAGCACCTCCTAGGGAAAACTCTGCGTGACCTCAAGGAGCCTCTGGTGTCCAGGTACATGACCTGCACTAAACCACGAATTGGGCCCAACATCACACAGCTGCTGATGGCGGATGAGGGTCAGCCCGCCCGCCTCAGCTGCATGGCGGAGGGAGCACCGCGGCCCTCAGTGGTCTGGATTACACCTCACAGACGCTATATCACAGCCAAGAGCAGTGGTAGGGTGGAAGTCCAACCAGATGGTACCCTGGAGATCAAGACGGCGGAGCTGCACGACAGCGGGGTGTACTGGTGTATCGCCAGTAACCCTGCTGGCAATGCAAGTCTGTCGGCTTCTTTAGCTGTGAAGAGCCTGAGCATTGGGGACAGATCTCCCTATAGCAACAGGAGCTCAAACTCTCTGACAGACTCTAACAGCACATGGGGGAATGGGACAATACTGTACAACATGACAGTCCCGATAGACCTTAAGACTATCATTATATCTACAGCCATGGGCTGCCTGTCCTTCCTAGGTGTTGTGGTGTTCTGCTTCCTCCTTCTGTTCGCCTGGAGCCGGGGGAAAGGGCGCCATAAGAGCAACTTTGATATCGAATATGTCCCTCGCAAATCCAACGGGGCAGCAGCTGAGGTGAATGAAACAAGCGGCCCAAGACGGGTCAACATGAAAATGATCTGA
- the c9orf72 gene encoding guanine nucleotide exchange factor C9orf72 homolog isoform X1, producing MSSGCPPQSPAVAKCEVAVEGECPLLAATFAYWDNILGPRVRHIWAPKGDQLMFLSDGEVTFLANHTLNGEILRSAECGAVDVKFFVLAEKGVIIVSLIFDGELKGDKNTCALSIILPQTELAFYLPLHTICVERLKHVIRKGRIWMQKGYNIISVLSLEIVPIMELLASMKSHSVSEDIDIRDTVLHDDDIGDSCHEDFLHKAVSSHLQTCGCSIVVGSNPEKVNKIVRTLCLFLTPAERKCSRLCRADSSFTYDTGLFVQGLLKDSTGSFVLPFRQVLYSPYPTTHIDVDINTVKQMPPCHEHMYNQRRYMRSELNTLWKTDSEEDIPPDTVIHTDETFTPDLNIFQDVMHNDTLVKSFIDEVFMLKPGLSLRSTYLAQFLLLLHRKALTLLKYIEDETQKGKKPFRSLRSLKTDLDLTVEGDLNIVMAFAEKLRAGLHSFVFGKPFYTSMQERDVLMTL from the exons ATGTCTTCTGGCTGTCCACCCCAGTCACCAGCTGTGGCCAAGTGTGAAGTAGCGGTGGAGGGAGAATGTCCATTGCTGGCGGCCACCTTCGCTTACTGGGACAACATCCTGGGCCCGCGCGTGCGCCACATCTGGGCCCCAAAGGGCGACCAGCTGATGTTCCTCAGCGACGGGGAGGTCACCTTTTTGGCCAACCATACCCTCAACGGGGAGATCCTGCGCAGCGCCGAGTGCGGCGCCGTGGACGTGAAGTTCTTTGTGCTGGCAGAGAAGGGCGTCATCATCGTGTCCCTCATCTTTGACGGCGAGCTGAAGGGGGACAAGAACACGTGTGCCCTGTCCATCATCCTGCCCCAGACCGAGCTGGCCTTCTACCTGCCTCTGCACACAATCTGCGTGGAGAGGCTGAAACACGTCATCCGCAAGGGGCGCATTTGGATGCAGAAG GGCTACAACATCATCTCAGTGTTGAGCCTGGAGATTGTCCCCATCATGGAGCTGTTGGCCTCGATGAAGTCACACAGTGTGTCAGAGGATATCGAt ATAAGAGACACCGTGCTACATGACGATGACATCGGGGACAGCTGCCACGAGGATTTCCTCCACAA GGCCGTCAGCTCTCATCTACAGACGTGCGGCTGTTCAATAGTGGTTGGAAGCAACCCAGAGAAAGTAAACAAG ATTGTGCGAAcactctgcctcttcctcacCCCGGCCGAGAGGAAGTGCTCTCGCCTCTGCAGGGCCGACTCTTCCTTCACATATGACACGGGCCTGTTTGTTCAGGGTCTGCTCAAG GACTCTACGGGCAGCTTTGTCCTGCCCTTCCGCCAGGTGCTCTACTCTCCGTACCCAACCACTCACATCGACGTCGACATCAACACGGTGAAGCAGATGCCGCCGTGTCACGAGCACATGTACAACCAGCGGCGCTATATGCGGTCGGAGCTGAACACGCTCTGGAAGACGGACAGCGAGGAGGACATACCCCCGGACACAGTCATTCACACTGATGAAACCTTCACACCTGACCT GAATATATTCCAGGACGTCATGCATAATGACACTTTGGTGAAGTCATTTATAGACGAG GTGTTCATGCTGAAGCCGGGCCTGTCCCTGCGGAGCACCTACCTGGCccagttcctgctgctgctccacaggaAGGCCCTGACGCTGCTCAAGTACATCGAGGACGAAAC GCAGAAGGGGAAGAAGCCGTTCCGATCTCTGCGCAGCCTAAAGACGGACCTGGATCTGACGGTGGAAGGGGACCTGAACATTGTAATGGCCTTCGCCGAGAAGCTGAGGGCGGGACTGCACTCGTTTGTGTTCGGGAAGCCGTTCTACACCAGCATGCAGGAGCGAGATGTGCTCATGACCTTGTGA
- the c9orf72 gene encoding guanine nucleotide exchange factor C9orf72 homolog isoform X2: MQNKGVTFPNHPPMSSGCPPQSPAVAKCEVAVEGECPLLAATFAYWDNILGPRVRHIWAPKGDQLMFLSDGEVTFLANHTLNGEILRSAECGAVDVKFFVLAEKGVIIVSLIFDGELKGDKNTCALSIILPQTELAFYLPLHTICVERLKHVIRKGRIWMQKGYNIISVLSLEIVPIMELLASMKSHSVSEDIDIRDTVLHDDDIGDSCHEDFLHKAVSSHLQTCGCSIVVGSNPEKVNKIVRTLCLFLTPAERKCSRLCRADSSFTYDTGLFVQGLLKDSTGSFVLPFRQVLYSPYPTTHIDVDINTVKQMPPCHEHMYNQRRYMRSELNTLWKTDSEEDIPPDTVIHTDETFTPDLNIFQDVMHNDTLVKSFIDEVFMLKPGLSLRSTYLAQFLLLLHRKALTLLKYIEDETQKGKKPFRSLRSLKTDLDLTVEGDLNIVMAFAEKLRAGLHSFVFGKPFYTSMQERDVLMTL; this comes from the exons atgcaaaat AAAGGAGTGACATTTCCAAACCACCCCCCAATGTCTTCTGGCTGTCCACCCCAGTCACCAGCTGTGGCCAAGTGTGAAGTAGCGGTGGAGGGAGAATGTCCATTGCTGGCGGCCACCTTCGCTTACTGGGACAACATCCTGGGCCCGCGCGTGCGCCACATCTGGGCCCCAAAGGGCGACCAGCTGATGTTCCTCAGCGACGGGGAGGTCACCTTTTTGGCCAACCATACCCTCAACGGGGAGATCCTGCGCAGCGCCGAGTGCGGCGCCGTGGACGTGAAGTTCTTTGTGCTGGCAGAGAAGGGCGTCATCATCGTGTCCCTCATCTTTGACGGCGAGCTGAAGGGGGACAAGAACACGTGTGCCCTGTCCATCATCCTGCCCCAGACCGAGCTGGCCTTCTACCTGCCTCTGCACACAATCTGCGTGGAGAGGCTGAAACACGTCATCCGCAAGGGGCGCATTTGGATGCAGAAG GGCTACAACATCATCTCAGTGTTGAGCCTGGAGATTGTCCCCATCATGGAGCTGTTGGCCTCGATGAAGTCACACAGTGTGTCAGAGGATATCGAt ATAAGAGACACCGTGCTACATGACGATGACATCGGGGACAGCTGCCACGAGGATTTCCTCCACAA GGCCGTCAGCTCTCATCTACAGACGTGCGGCTGTTCAATAGTGGTTGGAAGCAACCCAGAGAAAGTAAACAAG ATTGTGCGAAcactctgcctcttcctcacCCCGGCCGAGAGGAAGTGCTCTCGCCTCTGCAGGGCCGACTCTTCCTTCACATATGACACGGGCCTGTTTGTTCAGGGTCTGCTCAAG GACTCTACGGGCAGCTTTGTCCTGCCCTTCCGCCAGGTGCTCTACTCTCCGTACCCAACCACTCACATCGACGTCGACATCAACACGGTGAAGCAGATGCCGCCGTGTCACGAGCACATGTACAACCAGCGGCGCTATATGCGGTCGGAGCTGAACACGCTCTGGAAGACGGACAGCGAGGAGGACATACCCCCGGACACAGTCATTCACACTGATGAAACCTTCACACCTGACCT GAATATATTCCAGGACGTCATGCATAATGACACTTTGGTGAAGTCATTTATAGACGAG GTGTTCATGCTGAAGCCGGGCCTGTCCCTGCGGAGCACCTACCTGGCccagttcctgctgctgctccacaggaAGGCCCTGACGCTGCTCAAGTACATCGAGGACGAAAC GCAGAAGGGGAAGAAGCCGTTCCGATCTCTGCGCAGCCTAAAGACGGACCTGGATCTGACGGTGGAAGGGGACCTGAACATTGTAATGGCCTTCGCCGAGAAGCTGAGGGCGGGACTGCACTCGTTTGTGTTCGGGAAGCCGTTCTACACCAGCATGCAGGAGCGAGATGTGCTCATGACCTTGTGA